The nucleotide sequence GCAATCGACTGTCTCGCAAAACGTGTTCCCTTTTGAGAGATGAACAGCGGTTCTTTTCCTTCCCCTTTATAGGCATGCCGCTCCTGTAGGTACTTTTCAAGTGCGTTCATACACGCATCATTTAAATACACATGTCGTTCTTTGTTCCCTTTCCCGATCACCGTCAGCATCCGGCCATTGATGGAATCAATATTGAGAGAACATAACTCGGAAACACGAATGCCGAGATTCAGGAAAAAGACCATCATGCATTCATCGCGTGCACTGTACGACTGTGTTTGAACAGCCCCGATAAAATTCTTTGCCTCATTATAGTTTAAATAAACCGGCTGACGTCGGCCGATTTTTGGTGTCTCCAAATGTTCTGCAGGGTTTTCATCAATTAGACGGCGCTTTCCTTTTAGGTATTTGAAAAATGATTTTAATGTTGCTACTTTACGAGCACGGGCTGCTGAAGAGTTGCCGCGCTGTACTTCGCAATATTCCATAAACAAATATAAGTCTTCAAGAGACACTTCTTTAATTTGATCGATTGTAACTTCAGAAATATCGAGAGTATGTAAACGGTCCAACGGAATATCTTCTTCGATCGCTTTTAGAAAGCGCATGAACAAAATTAGATCATATTCATATTCTTTTCGGGTTCTTTGGGACTTTCCCGTAATTGTTGTTAAGTAAATCAAAAAATCACGTAAAAATTTCGGCAGCTTCATTTTCGTCCAATCCCCCTCTATTTAGCTCTTATTATAGCATAAAAAATGTTCCCAAATTTATATTTGGGAACATTATTGCTAATTTAAGTGATTTAAGCGGTTTTTCGACAACGAAAAGAAACATACGTTCTCGTTTCGTGATTTCGCTCTCAGACGAAGTGAAATGTCGAATCGTGGATGATGACCCGTGTCGAATCGTCTGAGAGCGATTTTTGTCGAAGCCCTTTTTGGTTAAATTTATCGAATTTTGGGAATAGATGTTCCAGGAGGTGAAAGGATGAATTCGCTAAAAACCCACTATGTTTTTTATTATCCTTTCAATTATCGACAGTACGATTTTGAAAAGTTACAGCATGTATTAAAGCGCAACAAATTTTATCATTTTACGATCGATGAAGAGGAATTTAACGAAACACTTTACGGAACCGATATTAAAGTTTCCCCCCAATTGTTAACGCAATTCTTTTATCCTTTCATGGAAGAGAAATTATTGAATGACGAAATTTCCGTACGAAACTTCAACCGCTACTCGAAAAAAATCCATTGCGAAGGAAAAATGAAGACGGCATTCGATGAAATTCCATTTACGTTATTAAGCGCGGATATTAATCTGTGTCCATTTGGTATTGGGATTTTAGCATTGAGAATTCAATTGGCAGATGATGTGGATATGAATGCCGCGTTATCATTCGGTCATTTCTTTAGAGTGTTGCGGCCAAAAATTGAAGAAGAGCTTGGTACGGAAATATATTACGACAATTTTGTCTTTAACAATACAGATGAATTATTATTAAAAAAAATCGCCCCGTTTTTGGAAAATTATTTTGTTGATTATTCATCCATAC is from Solibacillus isronensis and encodes:
- a CDS encoding tyrosine recombinase XerC, with the translated sequence MKLPKFLRDFLIYLTTITGKSQRTRKEYEYDLILFMRFLKAIEEDIPLDRLHTLDISEVTIDQIKEVSLEDLYLFMEYCEVQRGNSSAARARKVATLKSFFKYLKGKRRLIDENPAEHLETPKIGRRQPVYLNYNEAKNFIGAVQTQSYSARDECMMVFFLNLGIRVSELCSLNIDSINGRMLTVIGKGNKERHVYLNDACMNALEKYLQERHAYKGEGKEPLFISQKGTRFARQSIARIVKVINANSQSPKEKLTPHKLRHTSATMMYKSGADIRTLQHILGHSSVATTQIYTHIEDKQIQEVLKNNPFNSL